The following proteins are encoded in a genomic region of Nicotiana sylvestris chromosome 4, ASM39365v2, whole genome shotgun sequence:
- the LOC104246093 gene encoding defensin J1-2-like, whose translation MAGFKKLFATVFLVLMLVFATEMGTMVADARTCESQSHRFKGPCVRKSNCAAVCQTEGFHAGHCRGIRRRCFCTKHC comes from the exons ATGGCTGGCTTTAAGAAATTGTTTGCAACTGTTTTCCTTGTGCTGATGCTGGTTTTTGCCACtg AGATGGGAACAATGGTGGCTGACGCAAGGACTTGTGAGTCCCAAAGCCACAGATTCAAGGGTCCATGTGTAAGGAAGAGCAACTGTGCTGCTGTTTGTCAGACAGAGGGCTTTCATGCCGGCCATTGCCGGGGCATCCGCCGCCGTTGCTTCTGCACCAAACACTGTTAA